In Prunus dulcis chromosome 1, ALMONDv2, whole genome shotgun sequence, the following are encoded in one genomic region:
- the LOC117615780 gene encoding uncharacterized protein LOC117615780 — MANPPEKLASIHEVSTPPEESYDDFDEEEIAPSSSCGCLWGFYFRALRGRSNIGTQRYLLQQQEGDQVKENWLVENAKKVREFSEVLAGPKWKNFIRSFSTIYKKRRVQFQYDLQSYALNFDDGGFDREVEGNSYLHFSNAGYASCPGMNNAKF; from the coding sequence ATGGCAAACCCACCTGAGAAATTGGCCTCAATTCACGAAGTTTCTACACCACCGGAAGAGAGTTATGATGACTTTGATGAGGAAGAAATAgctccatcttcttcttgtggtTGTTTATGGGGATTTTACTTTAGGGCACTGCGTGGAAGAAGCAACATTGGAACACAGAGATATCTACTGCAACAACAAGAAGGAGAtcaagtaaaagaaaattggttggtggagaatgcGAAGAAAGTACGAGAGTTTTCGGAGGTTTTAGCAGGACCAAAGTGGAAGAATTTCATCCGCTCCTTCAGTACAATTTACAAGAAAAGAAGGGTGCAATTTCAGTATGATCTGCAAAGCTATGCGCTTAATTTCGACGATGGGGGGTTTGACAGGGAAGTAGAGGGTAATTCTTATCTTCATTTTTCGAATGCCGGATATGCATCTTGTCCAGGGATGAACAATGCCAAGTTCTGA
- the LOC117636874 gene encoding homeobox protein knotted-1-like 3 isoform X1, producing the protein MAYHNHLSQQDLPLHHFTDQTQQQHQPFQSDQPDPNSKPTEPHHPFQPAPNWLNTALLRNYTNADANNNHNNSPNNNGGGGASNFLNLHVTASDSTTSQASNQWLSQAHRPILHRNHSDVIDDVTAVAGDSMIAATISHDSADLKPDSSLNKTDIVVESSGGGGMINWQNARHKAEILAHPLYEPLLSAHVACLRIATPVDQLPRIDAQLAQSQNVVAKYSALGHGMVGDDKELDQFMRHYVLLLCSFKEQLQQHVRVHAMEAVMACWEIEQSLQSLTGVSPGEGTGATMSDDEDDQVDSDANLFDGSMEGHDSMGFGPLIPTESERSLMERVRQELKHELKQGYKEKIVDIREEILRKRRAGKLPGDTTSVLKAWWQSHSKWPYPTEEDKARLVQETGLQLKQINNWFINQRKRNWHSNPSTSTVLKSKRKRSNAGENSSDRFG; encoded by the exons ATGGCATACCACAACCACCTCTCCCAGCAGGACCTTCCTCTCCACCACTTCACAGACCAAACCCAGCAACAGCATCAGCCATTTCAATCCGACCAACCCGACCCGAACTCCAAGCCCACGGAGCCCCACCACCCATTTCAGCCCGCCCCAAATTGGCTCAACACCGCCCTCCTCCGCAACTACACCAACGCAGACGCCAACAATAACCATAACAACAGCCCAAACAACAACGGCGGCGGCGGCGCTTCCAATTTCCTCAACCTCCACGTCACCGCCTCCGACTCCACCACCTCCCAGGCCTCCAACCAATGGCTCTCACAGGCCCACCGCCCCATCCTCCACCGCAACCATAGCGACGTCATCGATGACGTCACCGCCGTCGCGGGCGACTCCATGATTGCCGCCACCATCTCCCACGACTCCGCCGACCTCAAGCCCGACAGCAGCCTCAACAAGACGGACATCGTCGTGGAGAGCAGCGGCGGCGGCGGAATGATCAACTGGCAGAACGCAAGGCACAAGGCGGAGATTCTGGCACACCCGCTGTACGAGCCGCTGCTGTCGGCACACGTGGCGTGCCTGCGGATCGCCACGCCGGTGGACCAGCTGCCGAGGATCGACGCCCAGCTGGCTCAGTCGCAGAATGTGGTGGCTAAGTACTCGGCTTTGGGCCACGGCATGGTCGGCGATGATAAGGAGCTTGATCAGTTCATG AGGCATTATGTTTTGTTGCTTTGTTCTTTTAAAGAACAACTGCAACAACATGTCCGGGTGCATGCCATGGAAGCAGTAATGGCTTGCTGGGAGATTGAGCAATCACTACAAAGCTTAACAg GAGTTTCCCCCGGTGAAGGCACGGGTGCTACGATGTCTGATGATGAAGACGACCAAGTCGACAGCGATGCAAACTTGTTTGATGGAAGCATGGAGGGTCATGACAGCATGGGATTCGGCCCTCTTATCCCGACAGAGAGCGAAAGGTCGTTGATGGAGCGTGTGAGGCAAGAGTTGAAGCATGAGCTGAAGCAG GGTTACAAGGAGAAAATCGTAGACATACGGGAGGAAATTTTGCGCAAGAGACGAGCTGGAAAGCTTCCTGGTGACACCACCTCTGTGCTAAAAGCTTGGTGGCAATCACATTCAAAGTGGCCATATCCAACT GAGGAAGACAAGGCTAGGTTGGTACAGGAAACTGGTTTGCAATTAAAGCAGATAAACAATTGGTTCATCAATCAGAGGAAGAGGAACTGGCACAGCAATCCTTCAACTTCCACAGTTTTGAAGAGCAAACGTAAAAG AAGTAATGCAGGTGAAAACAGCAGTGATCGATTCGGATGA
- the LOC117636874 gene encoding homeobox protein knotted-1-like 3 isoform X2, translating to MAYHNHLSQQDLPLHHFTDQTQQQHQPFQSDQPDPNSKPTEPHHPFQPAPNWLNTALLRNYTNADANNNHNNSPNNNGGGGASNFLNLHVTASDSTTSQASNQWLSQAHRPILHRNHSDVIDDVTAVAGDSMIAATISHDSADLKPDSSLNKTDIVVESSGGGGMINWQNARHKAEILAHPLYEPLLSAHVACLRIATPVDQLPRIDAQLAQSQNVVAKYSALGHGMVGDDKELDQFMRHYVLLLCSFKEQLQQHVRVHAMEAVMACWEIEQSLQSLTGVSPGEGTGATMSDDEDDQVDSDANLFDGSMEGHDSMGFGPLIPTESERSLMERVRQELKHELKQGYKEKIVDIREEILRKRRAGKLPGDTTSVLKAWWQSHSKWPYPTEEDKARLVQETGLQLKQINNWFINQRKRNWHSNPSTSTVLKSKRKSNAGENSSDRFG from the exons ATGGCATACCACAACCACCTCTCCCAGCAGGACCTTCCTCTCCACCACTTCACAGACCAAACCCAGCAACAGCATCAGCCATTTCAATCCGACCAACCCGACCCGAACTCCAAGCCCACGGAGCCCCACCACCCATTTCAGCCCGCCCCAAATTGGCTCAACACCGCCCTCCTCCGCAACTACACCAACGCAGACGCCAACAATAACCATAACAACAGCCCAAACAACAACGGCGGCGGCGGCGCTTCCAATTTCCTCAACCTCCACGTCACCGCCTCCGACTCCACCACCTCCCAGGCCTCCAACCAATGGCTCTCACAGGCCCACCGCCCCATCCTCCACCGCAACCATAGCGACGTCATCGATGACGTCACCGCCGTCGCGGGCGACTCCATGATTGCCGCCACCATCTCCCACGACTCCGCCGACCTCAAGCCCGACAGCAGCCTCAACAAGACGGACATCGTCGTGGAGAGCAGCGGCGGCGGCGGAATGATCAACTGGCAGAACGCAAGGCACAAGGCGGAGATTCTGGCACACCCGCTGTACGAGCCGCTGCTGTCGGCACACGTGGCGTGCCTGCGGATCGCCACGCCGGTGGACCAGCTGCCGAGGATCGACGCCCAGCTGGCTCAGTCGCAGAATGTGGTGGCTAAGTACTCGGCTTTGGGCCACGGCATGGTCGGCGATGATAAGGAGCTTGATCAGTTCATG AGGCATTATGTTTTGTTGCTTTGTTCTTTTAAAGAACAACTGCAACAACATGTCCGGGTGCATGCCATGGAAGCAGTAATGGCTTGCTGGGAGATTGAGCAATCACTACAAAGCTTAACAg GAGTTTCCCCCGGTGAAGGCACGGGTGCTACGATGTCTGATGATGAAGACGACCAAGTCGACAGCGATGCAAACTTGTTTGATGGAAGCATGGAGGGTCATGACAGCATGGGATTCGGCCCTCTTATCCCGACAGAGAGCGAAAGGTCGTTGATGGAGCGTGTGAGGCAAGAGTTGAAGCATGAGCTGAAGCAG GGTTACAAGGAGAAAATCGTAGACATACGGGAGGAAATTTTGCGCAAGAGACGAGCTGGAAAGCTTCCTGGTGACACCACCTCTGTGCTAAAAGCTTGGTGGCAATCACATTCAAAGTGGCCATATCCAACT GAGGAAGACAAGGCTAGGTTGGTACAGGAAACTGGTTTGCAATTAAAGCAGATAAACAATTGGTTCATCAATCAGAGGAAGAGGAACTGGCACAGCAATCCTTCAACTTCCACAGTTTTGAAGAGCAAACGTAAAAG TAATGCAGGTGAAAACAGCAGTGATCGATTCGGATGA
- the LOC117636874 gene encoding homeobox protein knotted-1-like 3 isoform X3, translated as MAYHNHLSQQDLPLHHFTDQTQQQHQPFQSDQPDPNSKPTEPHHPFQPAPNWLNTALLRNYTNADANNNHNNSPNNNGGGGASNFLNLHVTASDSTTSQASNQWLSQAHRPILHRNHSDVIDDVTAVAGDSMIAATISHDSADLKPDSSLNKTDIVVESSGGGGMINWQNARHKAEILAHPLYEPLLSAHVACLRIATPVDQLPRIDAQLAQSQNVVAKYSALGHGMVGDDKELDQFMRHYVLLLCSFKEQLQQHVRVHAMEAVMACWEIEQSLQSLTGVSPGEGTGATMSDDEDDQVDSDANLFDGSMEGHDSMGFGPLIPTESERSLMERVRQELKHELKQGYKEKIVDIREEILRKRRAGKLPGDTTSVLKAWWQSHSKWPYPTEEDKARLVQETGLQLKQINNWFINQRKRNWHSNPSTSTVLKSKRKR; from the exons ATGGCATACCACAACCACCTCTCCCAGCAGGACCTTCCTCTCCACCACTTCACAGACCAAACCCAGCAACAGCATCAGCCATTTCAATCCGACCAACCCGACCCGAACTCCAAGCCCACGGAGCCCCACCACCCATTTCAGCCCGCCCCAAATTGGCTCAACACCGCCCTCCTCCGCAACTACACCAACGCAGACGCCAACAATAACCATAACAACAGCCCAAACAACAACGGCGGCGGCGGCGCTTCCAATTTCCTCAACCTCCACGTCACCGCCTCCGACTCCACCACCTCCCAGGCCTCCAACCAATGGCTCTCACAGGCCCACCGCCCCATCCTCCACCGCAACCATAGCGACGTCATCGATGACGTCACCGCCGTCGCGGGCGACTCCATGATTGCCGCCACCATCTCCCACGACTCCGCCGACCTCAAGCCCGACAGCAGCCTCAACAAGACGGACATCGTCGTGGAGAGCAGCGGCGGCGGCGGAATGATCAACTGGCAGAACGCAAGGCACAAGGCGGAGATTCTGGCACACCCGCTGTACGAGCCGCTGCTGTCGGCACACGTGGCGTGCCTGCGGATCGCCACGCCGGTGGACCAGCTGCCGAGGATCGACGCCCAGCTGGCTCAGTCGCAGAATGTGGTGGCTAAGTACTCGGCTTTGGGCCACGGCATGGTCGGCGATGATAAGGAGCTTGATCAGTTCATG AGGCATTATGTTTTGTTGCTTTGTTCTTTTAAAGAACAACTGCAACAACATGTCCGGGTGCATGCCATGGAAGCAGTAATGGCTTGCTGGGAGATTGAGCAATCACTACAAAGCTTAACAg GAGTTTCCCCCGGTGAAGGCACGGGTGCTACGATGTCTGATGATGAAGACGACCAAGTCGACAGCGATGCAAACTTGTTTGATGGAAGCATGGAGGGTCATGACAGCATGGGATTCGGCCCTCTTATCCCGACAGAGAGCGAAAGGTCGTTGATGGAGCGTGTGAGGCAAGAGTTGAAGCATGAGCTGAAGCAG GGTTACAAGGAGAAAATCGTAGACATACGGGAGGAAATTTTGCGCAAGAGACGAGCTGGAAAGCTTCCTGGTGACACCACCTCTGTGCTAAAAGCTTGGTGGCAATCACATTCAAAGTGGCCATATCCAACT GAGGAAGACAAGGCTAGGTTGGTACAGGAAACTGGTTTGCAATTAAAGCAGATAAACAATTGGTTCATCAATCAGAGGAAGAGGAACTGGCACAGCAATCCTTCAACTTCCACAGTTTTGAAGAGCAAACGTAAAAG GTGA
- the LOC117627202 gene encoding pentatricopeptide repeat-containing protein At1g08070, chloroplastic-like: protein MKTQGPKSLLALIETCTSLNQLKQIHAKSIISGLSYNHFILTQIANSFLFPQSLNYATRILVQTQEPSIFIYNSMIKAYSQSETPFVALSMYNNMRVRENAVGDQFTYPFVFKACASELAVEKGREVHGVVVRIGFDSDRFLCSSLLNLYGVCGKIESARQVFDEFKAKDVVFWNAMIMGYARNGMPLEACEVFREMVKVGEVELNEGAVLALISACTVSKNLKLGREIHGYVRKEVTFGLSVKLGAAMVDLYAKCGCLDYAKRVFEGMPEKNSVVWNSLISGYSLNGFSREAIDLFKDMCFWDVKPDRYTISGLLSACAQTGAINLGNWVRKFAEKNGLWDEFIGTSLVDLYAKCGSIEAAREVFDQMDKKTVATWNTILSGYASNGQAGSATELFDEMRKSGAIPDSITFLSILHACAHAGLVEKGKQYFDSMVKNDKITPKVEHYGCMVDLLGRAGLLKEARELIERMDIEPNVIVWGSLFNACSIHGDIEVGEWAADHIFNLEAMDGGSYVLLANMYAAAGRFDRVKAVRQAMVDASFCKLPGCSMIEIGDVVHEFLVADKTHPKSEEIYSVLDELSDKLKTATGSMRLPALAGEHLESS from the coding sequence ATGAAAACTCAGGGACCCAAGTCACTCCTAGCTCTCATAGAAACCTGCACAAGCCTTAATCAACTGAAGCAAATCCATGCCAAATCTATAATCTCAGGCCTTTCCTACAACCATTTCATCCTCACCCAAATCGCCAATTCCTTCCTGTTCCCTCAGTCTCTGAACTACGCCACACGCATCTTGGTTCAAACCCAAGAGCCAAGCATCTTCATTTACAATTCCATGATCAAAGCATATTCTCAATCAGAAACCCCATTTGTTGCTTTATCAATGTATAACAATATGAGGGTACGCGAAAATGCGGTTGGCGACCAGTTCACGTACCCTTTTGTGTTCAAAGCTTGTGCTAGTGAATTGGCTGTGGAGAAAGGGAGGGAGGTTCATGGTGTGGTTGTTAGAATTGGGTTTGATTCGGATAGGTTTTTGTGTAGTTCTTTGCTAAACTTGTATGGGGTTTGCGGAAAAATTGAGAGTGCAAGGCAGGTGTTTGATGAATTTAAGGCGAAGGATGTTGTTTTCTGGAATGCCATGATAATGGGTTATGCGCgaaatgggatgcctttggaAGCTTGTGAGGTTTTTAGGGAGATGGTGAAAGTGGGAGAGGTTGAGCTCAATGAAGGCGCGGTTTTGGCATTGATATCGGCTTGCACGGTATCgaaaaacttgaaacttgGGAGAGAAATTCATGGGTATGTGAGAAAAGAGGTAACTTTTGGGTTAAGTGTGAAACTGGGAGCTGCAATGGTTGACTTGTATGCAAAATGTGGCTGTTTAGATTATGCAAAGAGAGTGTTTGAGGGAATGCCTGAGAAGAATTCTGTGGTGTGGAACTCATTGATAAGTGGTTATTCCCTTAATGGGTTTTCGAGGGAAGCAATTGATCTTTTCAAGGATATGTGTTTTTGGGATGTTAAGCCTGATAGGTACACAATTTCAGGCTTGTTGTCTGCTTGTGCCCAAACCGGAGCTATTAATCTAGGGAATTGGGTTCGGAAATTTGCAGAGAAGAATGGACTTTGGGACGAGTTCATCGGGACCTCTTTGGTAGACCTGTATGCAAAATGCGGTTCTATTGAAGCAGCTAGAGAAGTGTTTGATCAAATGGATAAAAAAACTGTTGCAACATGGAACACCATTCTCTCTGGATATGCGTCAAATGGGCAGGCTGGATCTGCAACAGAGCTCTTTGACGAGATGAGAAAATCAGGTGCTATTCCGGATAGCATAACCTTTCTTTCGATTTTACATGCTTGTGCTCATGCTGGTTTGGTTGAAAAAGGCAAGCAATACTTTGATTCGATGGTGAAAAATGATAAGATCACCCCAAAAGTTGAGCATTATGGTTGCATGGTTGATCTTCTTGGCCGTGCTGGACTTCTAAAAGAAGCAAGGGAGCTCATTGAGAGGATGGATATTGAACCAAATGTAATTGTGTGGGGATCACTGTTTAATGCTTGTAGCATTCATGGTGATATTGAGGTGGGAGAGTGGGCAGCTGACCATATTTTCAACTTAGAAGCAATGGATGGGGGTTCCTACGTGTTGTTAGCAAATATGTATGCTGCAGCTGGAAGGTTTGACAGGGTTAAAGCAGTTAGACAGGCAATGGTTGACGCAAGTTTTTGCAAGCTACCTGGATGTAGCATGATTGAGATTGGTGATGTAGTTCATGAGTTTCTTGTTGCTGACAAGACACACCCTAAATCAGAAGAGATCTACTCGGTGTTGGATGAATTAAGCGACAAGCTCAAGACGGCGACAGGCTCCATGCGCTTGCCTGCTTTAGCTGGAGAGCATTTGGAAAGTAGCTGA